One Candidatus Margulisiibacteriota bacterium DNA segment encodes these proteins:
- a CDS encoding response regulator, with the protein MSLKIGTILIIDDDQELVEEIKEILTEEGYSVTTAFDGKTGLNLFNTLNPDLVMLDMKLPEMTGMELLPLFKTMKPKIPVLMISGRPVFTPLTKLNVGEGNREEEILKIADGFMNKPFNIEQLLATIKKIVSAK; encoded by the coding sequence GTGAGCCTTAAAATCGGTACCATACTTATAATTGATGATGACCAGGAACTGGTGGAAGAGATTAAAGAGATATTAACAGAGGAGGGTTATAGTGTAACAACAGCCTTTGATGGAAAAACTGGGCTGAATTTATTTAATACTCTTAATCCCGATTTGGTTATGCTGGACATGAAATTGCCTGAAATGACCGGCATGGAACTGCTTCCTCTTTTTAAAACCATGAAGCCCAAAATTCCGGTGTTGATGATTTCGGGCAGACCGGTTTTTACACCGTTAACCAAACTGAACGTCGGTGAGGGTAACAGAGAAGAAGAAATTTTAAAGATCGCTGACGGCTTTATGAATAAACCTTTTAATATAGAACAATTACTGGCAACTATTAAAAAAATTGTTTCTGCAAAATAA